The Horticoccus luteus DNA window GTGAGGGTGGTGGCGCCGGGCAAGACCAGTTTCACGCGGGCCGCCTCGAGGTCACTGAACGTGCGGGCGTCGACGAGCAGTGCCGCGCGGTTGCTCTCCAACCGCAGAGCGAGGTCGAGGTGCGCGCCTTCGGTTTCGAACCGCACCATGAGGCACGCGCGCAACGGTCCCTTTTCGATGACTTCTGCGCGCGTGATTTTCCATGTGCCGCGTTCGAGCGTGAGGCGAATGGAGGCGGCCTCTTCGGCCATGCCGCCCCAGGAGCCCCACCGGTCGAGAACGGTCACCGGATGCAATCCTCGTGTGCCAAACAAAGGCCGGCCCTCGTGTTCGACCTCGACGCCGGCGGCGCCGAGGGTGGCGCGCAGGCGAAAAGCGTGGTTCGCGATTTCGCGTTCGCCGGTCGTGACATCCGTGGCCGGGCTGAGCGGTTTGGCGCCGGGCACGTAGCCGATCGTCACGACGTTCCAACCGGCGGCGGGCAGGCGCAAGGGCACGACGAAGCGTTTGCGCCACGGGAGGCCGTGGAAGACATCGTGTTCGGTGGCGATTTCCTGCGCGGCTACGCGGCGGCCGTTTACGCGGACTTCGCACGGCACGGGATCGGCTTTGTTCAAAAACGAAAACAACGGCCGGTAATCAAGGGAGGCTTCGACTTCCACCTGGGTCGCGAGAGGATGCGGCAGGGGATTCCAGATGAGATGCGGCACGGCCTGCGGGCAGTCGAAGTCGACGGCGGGGAGGCGGACGCGAATGCGGCGGCCGAGGTCGTTCAGCGCCTGCCACGCAGCGGTCCGCGCGGCGTGGCGAACGCCGCCGACTTCGTCGAGCTGCTCATCAAAGGCGCGCTCGATGCTGCTGCCGGGAAGGATGTCGTGAAACGAGTTGAAGAGCACCGATTCCCACGCGCTCGCGAGCGCCGGCGCCGCGGAACCGCCGGCGGCGGCCACGGCGGCGGTGGTGATCTCCGTCCGTATCAGCTCCTGCTCGGCGAGACGATACGCGCGTTTGAAGCGGCCCACGGAAGCGAAGCAGCCGCGCTGCACGAAATTGAGTTCGCCATGAACCTGGTCGATCGCGGCGCCGGTGGCGTTCACCTCGCCCGCGAGGGCGGCGAAAAAGCGGTGCAGGGTGGAGAAGCGGACCTCGACTTCCGGATGGCGTTGCGACCACGCGTGGACGTCTTCGACGTGGCGCCGGCTGGGGCCGCCGCCGTGGTTGCCGAGACCGAGAAATGCGGCGACGTGCGTGAGCGGACCGTCTTTCGCGGCCGCGAGCAACTCATCGAGGCGCGTGCCACCGGCCTCGCGTTCGCAGCCATACCAGCCGGCGGGGGCGCGGTAGGCGAGGACGCGGCCGCCACCGCTGCCGTGCCACCAGAACGCGGGCGTTTTCGTGGGGCGCTGCTCGGGAAAGGGCCGGAAAAAAGCGAAATACTTCATGCCGGCAGCGGCGAGAATGTCGGGCAGGCCGGCGGAGTGACCGAACGAGTCGGCTTGCCAGGCGGCGGTTGGTTCAACGCCGAGGTGTTGGCGGAAATAGCGGCGGCCGACGTCGTAGTGCCGGCAGAGAATTTCGGTGTCGGGGAGATTGGTGTCGGGCTGAATCCACGTCGCGCCGACGGGATCCCAACGGCCGGCGCGGATCATGCGTAGAATGCGTGCGAAGGTGGGCGGATCGTTGCGGCGGATGTGTTCATAGATCGCGGCTTCGCCGCGCAGGAACGTGAGGTCGGGAAACTCATCCATCAGGTTGAGGACGGTGCGACAGGTGTTGATCCCTTCGTTGAAACCTTCGCGTTGGTCCCAAAGCCAGACCGGGTCGAGATGGGCGTTGGGGAGGACGTGGAATACGAGGCGAGTCATGGAGCGGACGAGGGTTGAAAAAGTGGGGCGGGGAAACAGCGGACGCTCGCCGATGAATCAGCCCGGCCGGCGTCGTGGTGCAAGCGCGCGGCGGCTGATTAATCGCCAACGGCGTGGACCCATGCGGGGAGGTTGCGCTGGACGGGAAGCGAGGGTGGCGTTAGCCGATAACGTGAGCGGGCCGGATCGAATCACCGGCGTCGACGTCATGAAAAAAATCACCTCACCTGTTCGCGTGGCGCTCATCGGCTGCGGGGCCTACGGCGCCGAGCACGCCCGGTTTCTTTCGACGACGAGCGGGGTGCGGCTGCGCGCGGTGGCGGATATCGCGATGGCGCGGGCCGAGGCGTTTCGGACAAGGTTCGGGGCGGAGTATGCGACGAGCGATGTCGCGCGGATCTGGGCGGACGCCGCGATCGATGCGGTGTGGATCTGCACGCAGCACGACACGCACGCGCCGCTCGCGGAAGCGGCGGCGGCGGCGGGCAAGGCGTTTTTTCTCGAGAAGCCGCTGGCGATCACCTTGGCGGATTGCGACCGCATCGTCGCGGCGGTGGAGCGTGCGGGCGTGACGGCCATGGCGGGTTTCAAGCTGCGTTTTTTTCCGGGGGTGCAGGAGGCGCGGGCGTTTTTGACGAAACCGTTGCTCACGGTGGCGCAGGTGATCGACGACCGTTGGCCGACGGAGATGTGGGCCAACGATCCAGTGAAGGGCGGCGGCAACGTATTGTCCCAAGGCTGTCACATGATCGACACGGTGCTCCATCTGCATCCGACGGCGCCGGTGCGGGTGTATGCGGCGGGTGGAAATCTCCACCATCCGCAGAATGCGATCATGGACGTGGCCTCGATCACGATCACGTTCGCGGACGGAGCGGTGGCGACGGTGGCGGTGGGCGATGTCGGCGTGCCGCCGCACGCGTCGAAGTTTGCGCTGCAGCAGTCGGACGGCAGCCGGAGCCTGAGCCTCTACAACCGGCTCAACGCATTGATGACGCGTGCGGACAAACAGGTGACGGAGCACCCGCCGTATCCGGAGGAGGGCGCGGCGGTGATCGACACGGCGTTTCTCGAGGCACTCGTCAGCGGTGCGCCTTCGCCGTGCACCGTGCAGTCAGCGCGGCGCACGACGGCGGTGGTGTTGGCGGCGATAGAGTCGATCGAGAGGGGCCGCGCGATCGATTTGACGCAGAGTCCGTATGCGGCGGCGATCGCCGGTGCTTAGCCACACGGCGGCGGGCAGAACTCACCCGCAAGCCCGACGCTGACGCCGCACGACGGCGCTCGCGTTACAGCGCACTCAGCAAATCCGGCGCTTCGGTTGGAGGTAACCTTGGTCCCACGGACTGACGTTGAGCGGGAGTTTGCGCCAGTAGTATTTCAAGTCGTCGTGCTTCCAGCCGGCGTAGATTTCGTCCCACGTGAGCGAGCAATGCGGGTTGAGGGAACTGTTGTCCACGGGTTCGCTGGCGGCTTGATAGCGCACATCGAGGGAGAGGCGGATGCGGTCCTTGAACTGGCAGCGCAGCGCCTTGTGAATGGTGTGACAGGGAAACGTGAGCACGTCGCCGACTTCGTAGTCGCCCTCCACCCAATGCGTTTCATGCGGACAAAGCGGCACCGCGAACCCGCCGGCGCCTTTTGCGGGTTGCACAGGTTGGTAGCCGCCGCGGTGCGAGCCGTGCAGCACGGTGAGCCCGCCGAGCGGGCGGGGGCAGTCGCCGACGGGAAACCAGCACGTCCAAGTGTTGGCGCTGCCTTGGATGTAAGGAAAGTCCTGGTGCGGAGGCGTGGGCACCATGCAGGTGTGCGGCGTGATCATCCGTGCGATGTGGCGCGGATGCACGAGCACCTCGCCGTCAAAGAGCGCGCGATAAATTTCCAACAGGCGCGGGTGGTGCGGCAGGCGGTGAAAACGTTCGAGCTTCTGCACGTCGTGATAGGCGTCGGCGGTGACTCCGACATCGGTGCGGTGCATGGCTTCTTCGGTCACGCGGTTGATCGCGTCGTAATCGACGAGTCCGCCGAGGGCGTCCTGGCCTGGCTGGCGCCAGCCGTGGCGCTCGACGACGGCGAGTAACTCGGCGCGCAACGCGAGCACTTCGTCGGCGGGCAGGCGTTGCTTGAAAAACAGATATCCGTCCTCGCGGGCGCGCGCACGCAGCGCCGCGGGGTCGCCAAGGAGCGGCGTGGAGTCCACGAACAGACTTTTGCGGATGGCGGTGGGAGGGGGCGGGGTGGCCGTTTCGAGGGACATGACAGCGCGGGCAACGTGGGCGGTGACGCGGCGTTTGTCGACTGCGCGTCGCACGCGGCGGTGAAGCGTCTGCGGAAAGTTTTGTGAGCCACCGTGTTTGAGGTGGCGCCGCGGGAGGGTTGTGCAACGCTGCGGAGCGTCTCCCGGCGCCGGTCGCGTTTCGTCAACCCCATGCAACGCACTTTTCTCGTCTGCCTGCTCACTTTGAGCGCGGCCAGTGCAGCGCTTTACTGGACGCTGCCGGAGCAACGCGCGGGGCGGCCGCTCCTCTACTGGGTGACGCAGGACGATCCGGTGAAGCGCGAAACGATCGAGTTGTTTTACCAGTGGCGGGCACAGCGCGGACTGCCGCCGGTGGAGGTGCGCATCGACAGCGCGAATGTCGATCCGACGAAGAAACTCGTGCAGGGTGTGTCCGGAGTCGGCGGCGACTTGATCGATGTTTACGAACTGCAACTTGAGATGCTGCAAGCAACGGGGATGCTGGCCGACCTGACGGACGTGGCGCAGCGGATGGGCTTCGGGCCCGACCGGACTTATGCGATGGCCCGCGACGACGTGATGGTGCAGGGGCGGCAATACGGGTTTCCGCGCAACGTCGAGGTGACGCTCTGCTGGATCAACCGCGACACCTTCGCGCGCTACGGCGTGCCGGAGCCGCCCACGCGCTGGACGTGGGACGAGTTCGAGGCCCTGGGCAAACGCTTCGTCGCCGCGGCGAATCCGCCGGGAACGAAACATCGGGTGTTTTTCCTCAGCCGCATCTGGCGCGACACGCTGCGGCGGAGTTGCGGAGCCGCGACGTTCAATGAAACGCAGACGCGATGTGTGCTGGATACGCCGGCGAGCATCGAGATGCTGCGGCGGCTTTACAGGTGGACGATCGAAGAGCGGCTGATGCCCACGCAGGAGGAGGACCGGGCATTTGCGGCGGACGCGAGCGGGTGGGACGCGGCGTTCGCGCTATTCGCGGCGGGCCGCTACGCGATGCTCTACGAAGGCCGGTGGGCGTTGATCCGGCTGCGACCGCGCGGCGATTTGAATCTGCGCGTCGTCGAGCCGTTCAACAACGGCTTTCCGGTCACGCAGGGCGGAGCGGGCCTGGTGTCGATTTTTGCGGGCACGAAGCATCCGCAGGAGGCGGCGGAGTTTTTGCAGTTTCTGACGAGCAAGGACTTCAACCTGCTCGTGGCGCGCAGCGGAGATTCGCTGCCGCCGGTGCCGGCGTATGCGCAGACGGAAGCGTTTCTCCATCCGGCCGGACATCCGAACGAGTGGGGGGTGCACGCGGAATTTGCGAAGGCGGGCCACACGATCGCAATCACGGCGAGCAAGAGTCCGTTCGTGCTGCCGATGATGGTGGACCGGATCGACACCGAGGTGGTGGACGCGATGCTCGCGCAACGGCTTTCGCCCGAAGCGGCGGCGCGCGAGTTGACGGATCGTTTGAACGGCGAGATGGCCCTCAACGTGAAACAGGATCCGGCGCTGCGGAAATTGTATGACGAGCGGATGGCATTGCAGCACGCGATCGACGGGCGGCGCGCGGCGGGGCAACGCGTGCCGGCGGCGTGGATCGCGGATCCGTATCAGCGCGCGCTCTACCGGGCGCACGGGTGGCTGGAAGAGGGGGCGGCGAAATGAGCACGGGTTCTCCGCGGCGGCGCTGGCTCGTCGGCATGGCGTTTTTGCTCCCGAACATCGCGGGGTTCTGCGCGTTCACCCTCGTGCCGCTGGCGCTGGCCGTGGCGATGGCGTTCTCCGATTGGGATATTTTGCGCCACAATGTGTTTCGCCACGAGCCGCTCGCGTTTGTCGGACTGGATAACTTCAGCCGACTGCTGCGCGATCCGCAGTTCTGGCAGTATCTCGGCAACACGCTGTTCATGATGCTGGGGTTGCCGTTTGCGATCGCAGGCAGCCTGGCGTCGGCGCTGCTGTTGACGCGCGTGAACCGCCGGCGGCTGCCCGCCAGCGGTTGGGTGCTGGGGGTGGCGACGCTGGTGTTCGTGGGCGCGGCGCTGGTTTTGCTGGCGGGCGGGATGGCACCGGGAGGCGTCGGGTGGATGTTTGGCGGACTGGCGCTGGGCGTGTTCGTGTTGGGCGTGGCGACCGGCGGCACCGCGTATCGCACGCTGTTTTATCTGCCGCATTTCACGGCTGGCGTGGCGACGTTTGTGTTGTGGAAAAAACTCTACGATCCGCACAACGGCCCCGTGAATGCGGCGCTCGGTCCTGTGCTCGACGGCGCCGCGAGCGCCGTGCGGCATACGCCGTTTCTATTTGGCGAGGTGTTGCCGGTGGCCGCTGGCATCGGCGCGGTGGTGCTGACGGCCTGGCAGCTCCGGCGTTTGCGGCGGCGTTGGCACGAGGGGGAAATCGGCGGGCTGGCGGTCACGCTCGGGTCGGGCGTGCCGGCGGCGGCGGTCGGAGCGTGGTGTCATTGGCAACGGGGATGGAACGCGTTCGCGTGGCCCGCGGCGGTGGCAGTCTTGGCCAGCATCGCGGCGGCGACGATGGTGCGGAGGCGTCCGTGGCGCGCCGCCCACGTGAGCACCGGCGTGGCGACCGAGTTCGCGCTGGCGATGCTCCTCGGGCCTGTGCTCGTTTTGCTGGTCGCCGCACTGGCGCTGGGGCCGGCGTTGCCGGCGGCCGCGACCGCAGGTTTCGCGGCGCCGAACTGGCTGGGCGATTACGGCTGGGCGAAGCCGGCGTTGATGATGATGGCGCTCTGGGCGGCGATCGGCTCGAACAACATGATCCTTTATCTCGCAGGCCTGAGTAACATCCCGCCCGAGTTGTATGAGGCGGCGGAGATGGACGGCGCGACGGCGCAGCAGCGTTTCTGGCACATCACGTGGCCGCAGCTCGCGCCCATCACGTTTTTCGTGTCGGTGATGGGCATCATCTACGGATTACAGGGCGGTTTTGAGATGGCGCGGGCGATGACGTTGGGCGGACCGGCGGGTTCGACGACGACGCTCAGTTACTACGTCTTCGTGCAGGCGTTCGAAGCCGGGCGACTGGGATATGCGGCGGCGGTGTCGTGGATCATGTTTCTCTTGGTGTTCGTGATGTCGCTCGTGAATTTCCGACTGGGGAATCGTGATGCGAACGACTGACGAGACGTTGACGAAGCCGCTGGAGAGTCTGCCGGCGCGCGTCCGGCACTGGAGCGGCGGCATGGGGCTGCACGGCGTGATGACGGTGCTCAGCCTGGCGATGATACTGCCGTTCGCGTGGATGGTGCTGACGAGTCTGAAAACCCTGGCCGAGGCGGCCGATCCGGCGTGGTTGCCGCACACGGCGCAGTGGGGGAACTACCCGGAAGTTTTTCGCGTGATCCCTTTTCTCCGCTTCGCGGCGAACAGCCTCGTGGTGGCGGGTTGGGTGACGTTGTTGCAAGTATTCACGAGCGCGCTGGCGGCGTATAGTTTCGCGCGACTCGACTGGCCGGGGCGTGACCGCGTGTTTTTCATTTATCTCGGCACGATGATGCTGCCGGGGCTCGTGATGCTGATTCCGAACTACGAGATCATGGTAAAGCTCGGCCTCGTGGATTCGTATCTCGGCCTGGTGCTGCCGGCGGCGTTCAGTGCGTTCGGCACATTTTTGCTCCGGCAATTCATGCTCGGCATCCCGCGCGCGCTCGACGAGGCCGCGGAAATCGACGGCGCGAGCAAGTGGCAGATTTTCTGGACGGTGATCATGCCGTTGAGCCGGCCGGGACTGGTGACGCTCGCGATCTTCACGCTGATGGGCAACTACCACAGCTTCTTCTGGCCGCTGGTGATGATGCGCACAGTCGACAAATACACGCTGCCGGTCGGGTTGTTGTTCTTCGACTCGGAGCACGGGCAGGCCACGCACCTGCTGATGGCAGCCGTCACGATGTCAGTGGTGCCGTTGATCGTGTTGTTCGTGCTGCTGCAGCGGCAGTTCATCCGCGGCATCCAGATCGGGGCAGTGAAAGGGTAGTGGTTGAACCCGCGCCGGGTCTATTCGCAGCGCAGCGCGATCATCGGATCGACGCGGGCGGCGCGGCGCGCGGGCAGCCAGCTCGCGAGCAGGCCGACGAGCAGAAGCAGCAGCGTGACCGCGCCGAAAATCAGCGGATCGGTGGGAGCGACGTCATACAACAGCGTGCGGATGTAACGGCTCAGATAAAGCGCGGCGACGAGACCGATGGTCAGGCCGCAGCCGGTTTTCCAGAGGCCTTGGCGCAGGATGAGCGCCACGATTTGCGCGCGCGTCGCACCGATGGCGCCGCGGATCCCGATTTCCTTCGTGCGTTGGGTGACGTCGTAGGCCAGCAACCCGTAGATGCCCACGGCGGCGAGGATCAATGCGATGCTGGCGTAGCCGCCGAGCAGCCACATGATGCCGCGGCGACCGGCGGCTTTGTTTTCGAGTTGGGTCCGCATCGTGGTTTCGCCGTAGATCGGCAGCGCCGGGTCCACACTGTGCAATTTGGCGCGAATCGCGGGGAGCATGTCCTCGAGCGTTCGCGTGGTGCGAAACTCCAGCGACAGGCCGCCGCGCGAGGTGTCGAGCGCCGCGTAGACGTAGGGTGCGGCATCGCGGTCTTCCAAACCGGCCACGTGCGCGTTTTCGGCGACGCCGATGATGACGGGCGCCTCCTCCGGTTTTTGATCCGGCGGTCCCCAGCCGAACAACTGGCCGACCGCGCTGCGGTCCGGGAAATAGCGTTCGGCGAATTTTCGTTCGACGATGTAAACCGGCCGCGCGCCCGGGCGCAGATCGTCCGCGTTGAAGTTGCGTCCTTCCAGCAAACGGATGCCCATGGTTTCGAGGTAGCCCGGTGACACGCCAAACATGATGCCCGTGGGATAGGTGCCGTCCTGTCCCGCCGGCATCCCGCGGATCGGGAGGTTGGTCGTGCGGTTGATGTCCGACCCGGGCAGATACCACGAATACGCGAGCGACTCGACGCCGGGGATCTCGCGCATTTTTTCCAGAATCCGGTTTTGCAATCCCTGGAGCATGACGGGGTCCGTATAGTTTGAATCGTAAGCGACCCGCGCGTAGAGGATGCGGTCCACATCGAAGCCGGGCCGGGTGGCCATGACTTTGGCGAAGCTGGTGATGAGGAGGCCGGCGCCGATCAACAGCACCAGCGCCAGCGCGACTTGAGCGACGACGAGACCGCTGCTGATCAACCGAAAACGTCCGCCGGCGGATGCGCCGCGCGTGCCGCTCTGAAGGGCGTTCTGCAGAGTGCGTTCCCGGCCGATGCGCGCCACGGGCAACGCGCCGATCAGCACCGCCACGACCAGCGAGACGAGCAACGTGAGCCCGAGGACGCCGCCATCGATGCTCACGGGCGGGATGCCATAGACCACGCGGTCCGTATAGACGTTGATGACGCGGAGGGCCGAGGCGGCGAGCAGCAGGCCGAGGGCGCCGCCGCCAAGCGCGAGCAACACCGCTTCGAGCAGGATCTGGCGCGCGAGCATCGGCGTGGATGCGCCGAGCGCGCGGCGCACGGCCAGTTCGCTGCGCCGCGCGTTGACGCGGGCGAGCGTGAGGCTGGCGACATTCACGCAGCCCAGCAGCAACACCAGCAGCCCGCAGCCTTGCAACAGCAGGAGGCTGCTCTTGATGGGCTTCGTCTGCTCCGCGCGAATTTGTTCCAGGCCCATGCGATGACCGCCGCTGACGAGATATTCGCGCAAGCGTGGATCCGCGAGCGCCTCCCGATTCCGTTCTTCCAACGTTTGGAGTTGGGCGAGTGCGGCGCCGAGCGCCACGCCCGATTTGACGCGTGCGCACATGTCGCCCATCGGGGCCATGCGCCACTCGGGCCGCGCCCGATCGGGCACCACTTCGTAAGGGACCATGAGCAAAGGCGCGGTGCTGAGCTCTTCAAAACTGCGGGGCACAATTCCGACGATGGTATAAAGGCGGCCGGACAAGCGGAGCTCTTGGCCGACGATGTCAGGATCGCCGTTGAATTTCTTTTCCCAAAACGACTGCGTCACCACCGCCACGGCGCCCTGTCCGGGCCGGCAATCTTCCGCGGTGAAGAAGCGTCCTTTCAACGGCTGCAGGCCGAGCACTTTGAAGTAGTCTGCGGTGATCTGCATGCCGACATAGCGGACGGTGGATCCTTCCTGACCGAGATTGAACATCCATCCATTCCACAGGGCGACGTCGCTCAAGAGGTCGGCGTGTTTTTGATAATCGAGAAATTGAGCCAGGCTCACGCGCAGCTTCATCTGCCCGGCCTTGGGGCGCATGTTGCAGATGTCGACGATCTGCCCGGCATCAGGGAAGGGCAGCGGTTTGAGCACCAGTCCGTAGAGCACGGTGAGGATGGTGGAATTGGCGCCGATGCACAGCGCGAGGGTTAGAATCACGGTCGCGCTGAACACCTTCGCCCGTCGCAGCGCGCGAAAGGAGAATCGCAGATCGCGCCAGATATTGCTCAGTCCGACGAAGGCGCGCGTTCCGCTGGTTCGGGGTTCGACGTTGGACATGATCCGGAGTGTGGGGCCCGCAGGTGCGATGCAACGCCGTAAGTCAGGCCTTGGGGGCTTCGGCCGCCACCGCCGGCTGGGCTTGGTCGGCTTCGGCGGCAAGCCGCACGCGTGTGAAATCCGCGCGCGTCGCCTCGAAGGAGTGGGAGACTTTCAGAAAGAGCCCGCGGGCGCCGCCGCCCATTCGCAACCAGACGGGTTGCGGAGCCAGCGCCGGATCACGGGTGGCAAAACGTATTTCCAAGCCGCGCGGAGACGAACACGGACCCGGGCGTCGTGACGTCATTCGCACCGCAGCGCTTCCATCGGATCGACTTTCGTTGCGCGCCGTGCCGGGAGCCAGCAGGCGAACAGGGCCACCGCGATCAGGAGGATGACGACAGCGGCGAAGACCGCGGGATCGATCGGACTGACCTGGAACAACAACGCTCGCAGCAGGCGGGACAACGCGAGC harbors:
- a CDS encoding ABC transporter permease, which translates into the protein MSNVEPRTSGTRAFVGLSNIWRDLRFSFRALRRAKVFSATVILTLALCIGANSTILTVLYGLVLKPLPFPDAGQIVDICNMRPKAGQMKLRVSLAQFLDYQKHADLLSDVALWNGWMFNLGQEGSTVRYVGMQITADYFKVLGLQPLKGRFFTAEDCRPGQGAVAVVTQSFWEKKFNGDPDIVGQELRLSGRLYTIVGIVPRSFEELSTAPLLMVPYEVVPDRARPEWRMAPMGDMCARVKSGVALGAALAQLQTLEERNREALADPRLREYLVSGGHRMGLEQIRAEQTKPIKSSLLLLQGCGLLVLLLGCVNVASLTLARVNARRSELAVRRALGASTPMLARQILLEAVLLALGGGALGLLLAASALRVINVYTDRVVYGIPPVSIDGGVLGLTLLVSLVVAVLIGALPVARIGRERTLQNALQSGTRGASAGGRFRLISSGLVVAQVALALVLLIGAGLLITSFAKVMATRPGFDVDRILYARVAYDSNYTDPVMLQGLQNRILEKMREIPGVESLAYSWYLPGSDINRTTNLPIRGMPAGQDGTYPTGIMFGVSPGYLETMGIRLLEGRNFNADDLRPGARPVYIVERKFAERYFPDRSAVGQLFGWGPPDQKPEEAPVIIGVAENAHVAGLEDRDAAPYVYAALDTSRGGLSLEFRTTRTLEDMLPAIRAKLHSVDPALPIYGETTMRTQLENKAAGRRGIMWLLGGYASIALILAAVGIYGLLAYDVTQRTKEIGIRGAIGATRAQIVALILRQGLWKTGCGLTIGLVAALYLSRYIRTLLYDVAPTDPLIFGAVTLLLLLVGLLASWLPARRAARVDPMIALRCE
- a CDS encoding carbohydrate ABC transporter permease → MSTGSPRRRWLVGMAFLLPNIAGFCAFTLVPLALAVAMAFSDWDILRHNVFRHEPLAFVGLDNFSRLLRDPQFWQYLGNTLFMMLGLPFAIAGSLASALLLTRVNRRRLPASGWVLGVATLVFVGAALVLLAGGMAPGGVGWMFGGLALGVFVLGVATGGTAYRTLFYLPHFTAGVATFVLWKKLYDPHNGPVNAALGPVLDGAASAVRHTPFLFGEVLPVAAGIGAVVLTAWQLRRLRRRWHEGEIGGLAVTLGSGVPAAAVGAWCHWQRGWNAFAWPAAVAVLASIAAATMVRRRPWRAAHVSTGVATEFALAMLLGPVLVLLVAALALGPALPAAATAGFAAPNWLGDYGWAKPALMMMALWAAIGSNNMILYLAGLSNIPPELYEAAEMDGATAQQRFWHITWPQLAPITFFVSVMGIIYGLQGGFEMARAMTLGGPAGSTTTLSYYVFVQAFEAGRLGYAAAVSWIMFLLVFVMSLVNFRLGNRDAND
- a CDS encoding alpha-mannosidase; translation: MTRLVFHVLPNAHLDPVWLWDQREGFNEGINTCRTVLNLMDEFPDLTFLRGEAAIYEHIRRNDPPTFARILRMIRAGRWDPVGATWIQPDTNLPDTEILCRHYDVGRRYFRQHLGVEPTAAWQADSFGHSAGLPDILAAAGMKYFAFFRPFPEQRPTKTPAFWWHGSGGGRVLAYRAPAGWYGCEREAGGTRLDELLAAAKDGPLTHVAAFLGLGNHGGGPSRRHVEDVHAWSQRHPEVEVRFSTLHRFFAALAGEVNATGAAIDQVHGELNFVQRGCFASVGRFKRAYRLAEQELIRTEITTAAVAAAGGSAAPALASAWESVLFNSFHDILPGSSIERAFDEQLDEVGGVRHAARTAAWQALNDLGRRIRVRLPAVDFDCPQAVPHLIWNPLPHPLATQVEVEASLDYRPLFSFLNKADPVPCEVRVNGRRVAAQEIATEHDVFHGLPWRKRFVVPLRLPAAGWNVVTIGYVPGAKPLSPATDVTTGEREIANHAFRLRATLGAAGVEVEHEGRPLFGTRGLHPVTVLDRWGSWGGMAEEAASIRLTLERGTWKITRAEVIEKGPLRACLMVRFETEGAHLDLALRLESNRAALLVDARTFSDLEAARVKLVLPGATTLTSEAPGGEATRSECGELPLLRWARARDGNHGFTLVSETLSACDLENGSLRLTLVRATRYACSDPHDQDPQWWRPAVDRGELRARFAILPLEANAPAEADRLTQSPIVTLLRENTEGELPASGSLAALSPAHGLRLLALKPGALKNTFELRVHNTRARATTASFTLAGRKHTLGRIAAGAIATFVLGRGRPRRISIGG
- a CDS encoding phytanoyl-CoA dioxygenase family protein — translated: MSLETATPPPPTAIRKSLFVDSTPLLGDPAALRARAREDGYLFFKQRLPADEVLALRAELLAVVERHGWRQPGQDALGGLVDYDAINRVTEEAMHRTDVGVTADAYHDVQKLERFHRLPHHPRLLEIYRALFDGEVLVHPRHIARMITPHTCMVPTPPHQDFPYIQGSANTWTCWFPVGDCPRPLGGLTVLHGSHRGGYQPVQPAKGAGGFAVPLCPHETHWVEGDYEVGDVLTFPCHTIHKALRCQFKDRIRLSLDVRYQAASEPVDNSSLNPHCSLTWDEIYAGWKHDDLKYYWRKLPLNVSPWDQGYLQPKRRIC
- a CDS encoding Gfo/Idh/MocA family protein is translated as MKKITSPVRVALIGCGAYGAEHARFLSTTSGVRLRAVADIAMARAEAFRTRFGAEYATSDVARIWADAAIDAVWICTQHDTHAPLAEAAAAAGKAFFLEKPLAITLADCDRIVAAVERAGVTAMAGFKLRFFPGVQEARAFLTKPLLTVAQVIDDRWPTEMWANDPVKGGGNVLSQGCHMIDTVLHLHPTAPVRVYAAGGNLHHPQNAIMDVASITITFADGAVATVAVGDVGVPPHASKFALQQSDGSRSLSLYNRLNALMTRADKQVTEHPPYPEEGAAVIDTAFLEALVSGAPSPCTVQSARRTTAVVLAAIESIERGRAIDLTQSPYAAAIAGA
- a CDS encoding carbohydrate ABC transporter permease; protein product: MRTTDETLTKPLESLPARVRHWSGGMGLHGVMTVLSLAMILPFAWMVLTSLKTLAEAADPAWLPHTAQWGNYPEVFRVIPFLRFAANSLVVAGWVTLLQVFTSALAAYSFARLDWPGRDRVFFIYLGTMMLPGLVMLIPNYEIMVKLGLVDSYLGLVLPAAFSAFGTFLLRQFMLGIPRALDEAAEIDGASKWQIFWTVIMPLSRPGLVTLAIFTLMGNYHSFFWPLVMMRTVDKYTLPVGLLFFDSEHGQATHLLMAAVTMSVVPLIVLFVLLQRQFIRGIQIGAVKG
- a CDS encoding ABC transporter substrate-binding protein, whose amino-acid sequence is MQRTFLVCLLTLSAASAALYWTLPEQRAGRPLLYWVTQDDPVKRETIELFYQWRAQRGLPPVEVRIDSANVDPTKKLVQGVSGVGGDLIDVYELQLEMLQATGMLADLTDVAQRMGFGPDRTYAMARDDVMVQGRQYGFPRNVEVTLCWINRDTFARYGVPEPPTRWTWDEFEALGKRFVAAANPPGTKHRVFFLSRIWRDTLRRSCGAATFNETQTRCVLDTPASIEMLRRLYRWTIEERLMPTQEEDRAFAADASGWDAAFALFAAGRYAMLYEGRWALIRLRPRGDLNLRVVEPFNNGFPVTQGGAGLVSIFAGTKHPQEAAEFLQFLTSKDFNLLVARSGDSLPPVPAYAQTEAFLHPAGHPNEWGVHAEFAKAGHTIAITASKSPFVLPMMVDRIDTEVVDAMLAQRLSPEAAARELTDRLNGEMALNVKQDPALRKLYDERMALQHAIDGRRAAGQRVPAAWIADPYQRALYRAHGWLEEGAAK